One Hippoglossus stenolepis isolate QCI-W04-F060 chromosome 9, HSTE1.2, whole genome shotgun sequence genomic region harbors:
- the LOC118114883 gene encoding transcriptional activator protein Pur-beta gives MADGDSGSERGGGGGSGGGGGGSGGGGGGGGGGGGGGGSGSGFQHYQRDAETQELASKRLDIQNKRFYLDVKQNAKGRFIKIAEVGAGGSKSRLTLSMSVAAEFRDYLGDFIEHYAQLGPSTPEQIAQSSGGDDTGPRRALKSEFLVRENRKYYLDLKENQRGRFLRIRQTVNRGPGFGVGAGGIPGSGLQTGQTIALPAQGLIEFRDALAKLIDDYGGDEEELSGGAGAGGFSVLPEGTSIMVDSKRFFFDVGSNKYGVFLRVSEVKPSYRNSITIPFKAWSKFGGAFSRYAEEMKEIQERHRDKMYERRTGEESEGDDVDDD, from the coding sequence ATGGCGGATGGGGACAGTGGTAGCgagcgcggcggcggcggaggcaGTGGCGGCGGAGGTGGAGGCAGTggcggagggggaggaggtggaggtggaggaggaggtggtggaggcagCGGGAGCGGGTTCCAGCACTACCAGCGGGACGCGGAGACCCAGGAGCTGGCCTCGAAGCGGCTGGACATCCAGAACAAGCGCTTCTACCTCGACGTGAAGCAGAACGCCAAAGGCCGGTTCATCAAAATCGCCGAGGTCGGCGCCGGGGGCTCGAAAAGTCGCCTGACCCTCTCCATGTCCGTGGCGGCGGAGTTCCGCGACTACCTGGGGGATTTCATAGAGCACTACGCCCAGCTCGGGCCCAGCACCCCGGAGCAGATCGCGCAGTCATCCGGCGGGGATGACACCGGGCCTAGACGGGCCTTGAAGAGCGAGTTCCTGGTGCGTGAGAACCGAAAATACTACCTCGACCTCAAGGAGAACCAGCGGGGTCGCTTTCTCCGGATCCGGCAGACCGTCAACCGAGGGCCCGGTTTCGGAGTGGGAGCCGGTGGCATCCCCGGGTCCGGCCTGCAGACCGGACAGACCATCGCTCTCCCGGCCCAGGGCTTAATAGAGTTCCGCGATGCTTTGGCCAAGTTGATAGACGACTACGGCggagacgaggaggagctgTCCGGCGGCGCAGGGGCCGGGGGCTTCAGCGTGCTCCCGGAGGGCACCTCCATCATGGTGGACTCCAAGCGGTTCTTCTTCGACGTGGGATCCAACAAGTACGGAGTGTTCTTGCGGGTGAGCGAGGTGAAGCCCAGTTACAGAAACTCTATCACGATCCCCTTCAAGGCGTGGAGCAAGTTCGGGGGAGCGTTCAGCCGCTACGCcgaggagatgaaggagatCCAGGAGAGGCACCGGGATAAGATGTACGAGAGGAGGACCGGAGAGGAGTCGGAGGGCGACGACGTGGACGACGATTGA